AGTTGATCAACCATTTTGGAAATGGTACCTTCAGGACTGAGaagattaatattttcatattgttaCTAATCATGAAATCAAGGACCCTTTTATAAGTCAATAAGGCGTCTGACTTACTCAAACACCAGACGACCTCTTAGATTCAATCAACTTGAAGCATGACCACAAATCTACAGCATAAAGATAATTACCtaccaaaacaaaaagaaacccTGAAGCATTTATGATATTCCTAATTTTGTTGGTCAAAATACAATCATAAGTACTTTCTTGGATTCCTTTCTCATCATAGAAGAACCAAAGAGATTCATGCCAAAAtctcacaaaaagaaaaatagaaaaatagtaaGAAGAACAGAGGAAAAAGCAAGTGAAATAGAATTCAGCCagcaaatcccaacatcaaactaATAGCATCCATTCCCATAGTCTCATATTTGGAAATAATTGGAtgataataagtataattgaGCTCATTCCGACTTGGCATTTGAATAAGATATGTATGATGATAGAAGCAAGGTACAAATTCAGTAGCCATCCCAATTGAACTGCAATCTTTTAGGGGGGAAGATAGTGATGTCCTGATGTACTGGGAAACAAAGGCAGATATGATGAATATACGTCAATATTCCTAGGAGCCAGAAGGTCTAACTAATACGTATGGGTAGAAACAGTTAGTCTAGTTCTCAATCATAAAtgacaaaggaaaaaaggaaCTTAGCTAATAAACTTAGAGAAAACACAGATTATTTCAAAGCTTAGGATACAAAGTTGAGCAACCAAACTAAATTTATCACTCTGAATTGGATGGATAAAAGATCACATGCTGCAGGTTCAAAAGTtccttatataattatgatttttagtaGGATGAAAATTTATCCAAGCTAATTTTCCTGTTTGTTGGTTCATCTACGATGAGTAAGTTGCTACTTTCTAGTACTTCACAAACCAACCCATAACAATCACAACTCCTGCTCATCAAAAATATCTTTGGATATGCACGTCAAGTTCAAGTACCTAAGTCTTCAAATTTATACGTACAAGAAATTAAGATGGCAAGCTCTGGTCCTTGTATAATCTTCAACGTTTGGCTTTCATTGAATTCTAGTAGGGACCATTCCTTATTTTCACAAGTTCTCTTTGTACTCTTTTTTTAGGTagttaatatcttttaaaCAGCCCTTTTCCTCCATAGTTTCAATATCTTCTAAACAGTTTTTCTCCAACATGAATAACCACCAGTGTCTTTTCTAATGCTAACAGCAAACCATCACTAGGAAAATTCGAGAAGTCATGACAGCGCACTAGGCGCTCACCCATATGGGTCTTGGGAAGGATGATCTCAAgttgtgaaatatttaatccaaCTTACACCACTGAGGGGATCTAATTATGAGGAGTGCCTAACCTGACTCGAAGCCCCAGGTACTAGTGGAGTAGTGCTCATATGCCACAAGCAATAGGATTCATTATAGCATTGACTCAAAGAAACTCCAATCTTATGCAAGTCTGAAACAGAATGGAACGACAATGCAGAAACACAATTGATTGTAAGTCGCAATGGAATGCATTGACCATGAAATGTCCCACTACATATCTTCTGCACACATTTTATCCACATCACTTACAATATACAATTCACACATGCCAGAGCGACAGCAATACACATATCTGCTTAATAGAGCGAAGAAAATGGTTAAGAGATACCTGCCTATGTTCCAAAAGGTTCAGCTTTCCACTCTAGCTAACACTAAAAAGCCAAGAGAAATGCCATCAACCTGAATATTTCCGATCataagattatattttttgcacGATGGTTCAATATAACATCATGTGGAAGCTCAAACCATAAGTTCAACTTCACTTGTAGGCAGAACATATTGCATCCTCAGTTCTCCAATTCAAATCCATAGCTCCCATCATTTTGCAAACTCATATAAAAAACTTCTgaattcatattttcttcctcGGCATCACTTTTGCTCCTCCAAAATTCTCTGGCAGTGCCAGCTAGCCTGCTGTTTCTCCCAGCATTCCTACTACCAAATCCTACATCCCCAGAATTCATTCCTTCTGAATCACTCAAATAAGTTCTCGTACTTCCCTTCTTTCTGACCTTTCCCTTAAAATCCCCACTTTCACGGTCTTCTGCGACGCCCACCAAGCTTCTGGACTTGAAATCACTCACATTTCCTCCTTTATCTGAACCACCAGAACTGCTCATCGAATTCTTACTATACCCTTTTCTACGTGCACCGATTTTCCCAACGCTTTCACGAATTGGGTTTGGACCGGAATCTTCTTCGATTTCGGAACTCTCAAATTCTTCAGACGTAgtagttattttttctaattttccgTACGGTTTAGAGCTATGAACAACCCCTTTCGGGAAAAACCTAGAAGAGGGCAAACCATTACCCGGCCTGAACAATTCCGGGCCGTCCCTATCAGACCACAAGTCAAGGCCACCGGGCTTCTGAAACCGATCAGCCAACACCTTCAACTGCTCATCAGCACTGACGGAGAACAAATTTGGCGGCTTTTCAACAGTCTCCCATGGGCGTTCAAGTTCGGAAATGGCGGCCTTGAGCTCGGCTCTTTTCCTCATTTCGTATATTTGACGTTCTCTAGCGAGACGGGCCTTGAGCAGCTGTTTTGCTTTCTTAGCCTGCATTCTTTTCCACTGCCATTTGGAGACCCCTCCGGGATAGGTCCGGGGGCCACCGCCCATCCGAATCGGCGTCGTTCTCAGGGGGATGGAGGTGGGAGTAGTGAGGGAGAGATGGAAAAGTCTTGTGGTGATGGTGAGGGATGGTGATTGGGCTGGTATTGGGGTGCCTGACAGGGTTCTTGCTAATGAGAGAGATTGTGGGGAGAGAGACATGTGCAGGATTGACATAGTATTTTATTATGCAGGCTGCAAAATGCAATAAGCTGGAAGCGAACTATGCgactctgtgtgtgtgtgtgcgtgtgtgacTGTGacgatgaagatgaagatttAGATGAATATGAGAATgcaaaattaaccaaaaaatgaaaaagagacATGAGAATGCAGAATAGGCTGAAAATCTGGTGGTGGCGGTGAACTGGGCTTTGATTTTGAAGGCAACGACTTTTATACTGGGCTTTGTATATATTGGGCTTTCTTAAATTGGGTTCACATTTGTGGGTAAGTGGGGAAGTCTCGGTAGTTGAAAACCAGAGTTTGATTCAAAGCCAGAAGAAAGTATGAAAATATAGGAGATTTGGGTTCATATGATACTTACGAGTAAAAGTGTGTCCACCTTTGAGAATATGATTTTAAGATCAAAATtccaaaagaattattatatctatctacaattttcttccttttggaGCAATACCATAAGCAATTCTGAATGCAtatggtattttatttatattccaGCACAGTTAATAAAAGAAACTGTCGCGAGTTGATCATTTATGTCTTTCTGGGATGTGCTTGGTCGGGACATGGATGCTACGATATGAAATTCAGAAAGTATGTGATAAATCTTAAGTCACCCATGCACAAACGAGCACCAGTGGTCTAGTGGTAGAATAGTACCCTGCCACGGTACAGACCCGGGTTCGATTCCCGGCTGGTgcatatatcttttattttttggctgGTTTTGCAGTCTCCCGGGCAATAGTAATTATGGAAGCATCCCTGATCCCTCCGATTTTTACTTAAACATCGGAAGACAAGAATGATGAGTCCAGGCTCCAGCTATCCATCAAGACTGAATCACACCCCCACCCCTTTCAATCAGCATTAATTCCCAGCCACTACCCACAGCCTATATATTCGCCTCCTTACCACATCaactcttaattaattaattaacatgatctcaacttctatatatattcaccACTTGTTCATTTGCCCTTTCaaccaataattattatccTAATCATCCAAATCCCAGTTTTCATGTGCCCCTCTTCTTCTCTCAACACTACACGTGCAGCTTACatcaattacaattataaacgAAAGCACAACCCCATGCATGATTATTGATTAATGCATGATCTCTTTGACATGAGGCTTCTTAAACTTCTTTCTGTACATCCATCCCCAGGCAAAGTATATTGGGATCTACGAAAGTAGTGTGCTTCACTGGTGAGGACAGCTGTTTGGCGGTGGAGACTCGAGTTTCTAATGTACTTGAACTGAACAGAAAAATGTGTGTTATTTCCACTTCCAAAACCAGTCAGCCAGTCATGTCCCCTCCATGTCAATTTCTAGCTACTTATTGTTTTCCTTAATTATACTTTAATGACTTCACGTGTATCCTCGTTGATTTCCGTCCTCCACCCccatattaataattcttacAATTAAAAAACGAACTTTCCATCAAATTAACCCGGCCCATGCACTCTCTCATCACAACAATATCATCATCTTCCCACCCAAGAACATTAAACCTTGTATTGTGTATAAATAACACTACTGAACCCCAATGCCTCATCTGCAGCACTACTGTCCCAaaaacagaagaagaaaattcaagaaattaaaatatatactagCTTTTACTTCATCGGTATTTATGGCTAGGGTTCTAACTGTTTGCAGCTTGATGATGTTCTTGGTGAATGCCCATTTGATTTTAGCAGTAGCTGATGATGTGGGGGAGGATGTAATAACGGAAGCAGCCACAGCCCGCAAACTTGGAGGGCATAATATCCACAGCAACGATACTACTGCATCGAGCCCGAGTGAAGCTCTTAAGGTAGAGGAAAGTGGAGGTAGTGTTGCGCAAGAACAGGTAATGAAaacccaccaccaccaccacccttCAATTGATAATTCAGTTGCTGGTGGGGGAGTTATTCTTGGAGGGTTGGCCGCCATTTTCTTGGTGGCGGTTTTCTGTTACATCCGGGCTACCAGAAGGAAAACTATACTTCCTGCAACCGGTGGAGGGAAGAATGCCGGACCCGGTTCTGCTACTGCTCCATGAAACTTCGTATTAGACGGCCAAAACGAGTACAAAATTGTATACACAATATTGTTACTTATTAGACGTGCATGATTATGTTATGTACATATCTATTTACTAATAAATCCCAttgattaaattgatacattttcttgattataatttatctacatttacaaatattatgattCATCCAGTCCATTTTAGCATCGATTTCTTaccaataattgaaattagttgcaagtttatataatttcagcATAAATATGTTGATACATTCTTTCAATAAACATATAAGTCAATAGATGATATATtctctagaaaaaaaaatgcaatttactttcaTGTGATATAcgaaaaatgagtaaaaatcctcctgtaaaaaataaaatagaaaagtacctcatgtataaattattgataaaggaataatttgtttcattttttaaaaaacaataggataattttttaaattttttttacatgaaGTATTCACCCATTTTACATCACACAGATTCTCTCAAAAGCACAAAATATACCCAAGGCATTTGAGGAGAATCATAAAAAAGCTCAGGAGGCTTAGAGTATGGGTGTTAAGACATTGCCAGTCTTTTCttgataaacaaaaaaattcatgctACCAGacatattaaagaaagttcatctaataattaacatCGTACAAGATGCACCAGCTTGGTActttaatactaaaattaatttgtttattgtaatttgacTACACATTGGATCtgtttaaataattgtttctATACTTAGATTTCGAAACCTATAACTAATCACAACATTATGTATTAAGagattttatttggatataaaatataggaagaaCAAAGATTGGAcctttttgctttttcattttttaagaagggatcaattattttaagaatgGGCCGCTGAGTAGGACAAGGATTTTCGGCCCAATTGTGTGGGCTTCTATGCTATGATGGTCCACTAAGACTCAATTCTTACAATATTTATCGCTACACTTTTGACTTTTGGGGTtttgatgaaataaatataaataacctAGACTTGAAGACGAAGAAAGCGAAGCGAACAACTTCTAGCCACACCGACTGAGCAGAAACAACCGACATCATGGCGACTGAACAGTCGATAATGGCGGTGATACGGGCGGCGCGACCTTCATTCCGTAGTCGCTATGACAAGGTGGCATTCGTCGTCCACGCATCCTTTGTTGCCGCAGGCTATGTCCTTCACGCCACTGGTCCTCCCGCCTTCACCGACGACGCCCTCTCCTCCCCCTCCTACGGTAATTTACCAACTATTCCCTGAGTAGATTTAAAGTTACTTATTAGTTATTCCCTTTCCATGACTGAAGCACGTGCTGAATTCGGCATAGACTTTTCATTAAACAAACGCCgtgtttttttataagtttactGATATGGAGTCTCCGGAGCCGGAGGGCTGTTTCTCTTCATCTTTATAtgtgaatttttcttttgatatatGGGTTTTATTTTGGGTAGATGAAGTCGGGTTGGAGGATTGGAACGATCTTGAGGATAATTATGCATTCGTGTACTCTAATCCTGAGAAGGGTTCCAAGAAAGTGCTTGTGAAGTGTCTTGTAATGAATGAAAAGTTGCTTGTTGATGCTTTAAAGGAAGGTGATTCGAGTCCTCTACATCTTGAAGTCGAGTAAGTTAAATTAACATAAAGAGATTCAATCTTTCTGTTTCCCGTTGTTTAACGATTTATTCATGTGCTTGATTAACTCTTTTTTGAGTTTGTAGTGTTGGGGAGTATGTGGAAGATAATGGAGGGACAAATTATGGTTCACAGTTCAAGAATTTGGGGAAGCTGGTAGCAAATGTTAAAAAGGAACTCTTAGAT
The nucleotide sequence above comes from Sesamum indicum cultivar Zhongzhi No. 13 linkage group LG11, S_indicum_v1.0, whole genome shotgun sequence. Encoded proteins:
- the LOC105174500 gene encoding putative DEAD-box ATP-dependent RNA helicase 33 yields the protein MSILHMSLSPQSLSLARTLSGTPIPAQSPSLTITTRLFHLSLTTPTSIPLRTTPIRMGGGPRTYPGGVSKWQWKRMQAKKAKQLLKARLARERQIYEMRKRAELKAAISELERPWETVEKPPNLFSVSADEQLKVLADRFQKPGGLDLWSDRDGPELFRPGNGLPSSRFFPKGVVHSSKPYGKLEKITTTSEEFESSEIEEDSGPNPIRESVGKIGARRKGYSKNSMSSSGGSDKGGNVSDFKSRSLVGVAEDRESGDFKGKVRKKGSTRTYLSDSEGMNSGDVGFGSRNAGRNSRLAGTAREFWRSKSDAEEENMNSEVFYMSLQNDGSYGFELEN